A genomic stretch from Amycolatopsis sp. 195334CR includes:
- a CDS encoding response regulator yields MPEPGTTRPLRVVLVEDHSMVAQALEIAFADVPDIDLVASAQSVESGLAVTRAHRPDVVVLDRRLPDGDGIDALPRFREQSPHSQVLVLTGEATTNMAARVVAAGGAGLLVKTGLFTDLVAALRRVAAGSSAFEPGLLAGVLDRLASRDRAEPMLTARERQVLALIAEGAATERIAAELNLAKNTVRNHIQRILGKLNVHSKLEAVAFARRNGLID; encoded by the coding sequence ATGCCGGAGCCGGGGACCACGCGGCCGCTGCGGGTGGTGCTGGTGGAGGACCACAGCATGGTCGCCCAGGCGCTGGAGATCGCCTTCGCCGACGTACCGGACATCGATCTGGTCGCCTCGGCGCAGTCGGTCGAGTCCGGGCTGGCGGTGACCAGGGCGCACCGCCCGGACGTGGTGGTGCTGGACCGGCGCCTGCCCGACGGCGACGGGATCGACGCGCTGCCGCGGTTCCGCGAGCAGTCCCCGCACAGCCAGGTGCTGGTGCTCACCGGCGAGGCGACCACCAACATGGCCGCGCGCGTGGTGGCCGCCGGCGGCGCCGGGCTACTGGTGAAAACCGGGCTGTTCACCGATCTGGTGGCCGCGCTGCGGCGGGTGGCCGCGGGCAGTTCCGCCTTCGAACCGGGCCTGCTGGCCGGCGTGCTCGACCGGCTGGCTTCCCGCGACCGCGCCGAGCCGATGCTCACCGCCCGTGAACGCCAGGTGCTCGCGCTCATCGCCGAGGGCGCGGCCACCGAGCGCATCGCCGCGGAACTGAATTTGGCCAAGAACACCGTTCGCAACCACATTCAGCGGATACTCGGGAAACTGAACGTGCATTCGAAGCTGGAAGCCGTCGCGTTCGCGCGCCGGAACGGACTGATCGATTAG